GATCGACCCGATCCGCCTGGTCAGCGTCGGCCACACCTATGTCGAGGCCTGGTGCCGCCGCTCCGAGGCCCGGCGTACGTTCCGGCTGGACCGGGTCGCCGAGATCAAGATCCTCGACGAGCCGTCCGCGCCGCCCGAGATCGAGCTGCGGGACCTGTCGGAGGCGCTGGTGCAGCCGGCCGCCGAGGACCCCGAGGTCGTCGTCGAGGTCGGTCCCGGCGGGCGTTGGGTCGCCGAGTACTACCCGCACGACAGCGCCGAAGAGCTGCCGGAGGGCGGGCTGCGCATCACTCTGCGCACCCCTGACCCCGCCTCGCTGCGGCGTCTGGCGCTGCGGCTCGGGCGCGACGGCCGGATCGTCTCCCCGCAGGACCTGGCCGACGCTGCCCGCCGGGCGGCCCGTGAGGCGCTGGCGGCCTACGACGAGGCTGTGACGACGACGAGACCGTGACGGGCGGGCCGCGTGACCTCGGGAGCGCGGGACCGTGACGGTGAGGCGCGACGACGACGTACGACGACGTACGACCGGAAAAGGGAGATGCGAGGGCTGTGAGCGGCGGGTCGGTTGTGTCGGGTGTGAAGTCCGGGGTGAAGTCCGGGGTGCAGGAGATCCAGGAGATCCGGGAGATGACCGTCGCGGTCGCCTTCGCGGGGATGAGGAAAGCGGTCGACGTGGTGTTCCGTGCCGGCTGCCCCGACTGCCGGGCCAACTTCGAGCTGGGCGCGAGCGCACTGCGTCTCGCCATCGGCGCCACCAGCAAGACCACCTTCTACTCCTTCACCTGCCCCGAGTGCGGCACCGCCGTCCGCAAGCCGGCCGGCGAGCGCATCGTCGAGCTGCTGACCGGGGGCGGCGTGCGGACCCTCAGGCTGCATTCGGCGGGGTAGGGCCAGGGGCTAGGGTCGGCTCATGTTCTGGGCGATGTTCGCGGTGGCTGTCGGTTTCGTGGGGCTGGTCGTGCTCGGGGTGCTGGCCGTGCGGGTCTTTCTGGAGGCTCGGCGGCTCGGTGCGCAGGTCACGGAGTCGGCGCGGAGGATCAGCCGGGCGGCGGAGGACCTGGAGCGGGCGACGGCGAGCGCGGCCCGCTCTGTGGACGCTCTGTGAGTTGCGGCCGAGGCCCCTGTGAGTTGACCGCGCGGTGCGTTTTGCGCCACTTCGCCCTGTCACCTTCTCACCTTGGGCAGGTACGCTGCCTGTCGCGGCGCGGAGAACGAGGCCCGGGTCGCGAATCGGGAGTACGCACGGGGATTGCCCAGCGTTCACCCCTGAGCGTTACGATCGCTGCCAGTACGATCGTTCGGACACTTGTCCGACCGGTCGGACAGCCCCCACCCGCCGCCTCGGTGAAGAAGGTAGACAGCTATGGGTAGGCTCGGCCCCACCGAGATCATTCTGATCCTCGTCGTCATCATCCTGCTGTTCGGTGCGAAGAAGCTTCCGGACATGGCGCGCTCGCTGGGCAAGTCCGCCCGCATCCTCAAGAGCGAGGCCAAGGCCATGAAGTCCGACGGCCAGGACGACACCACCGCGGCGGCCGCGCCTCCGCACGCCGGCAGCGAGGCTCCGGCCCAGCGCACCATCCAGGCCGCCCCCGGCGACGTGACCAGCTCCCGCCCGGTGAGCGAGCCGACGGACACCACCAAGCGCTGACGCAAGGCCGGATCGGACTTCCGGCCTGCCGCACGAGATGAGGACGTGGGTTGCTCAAGTCTGCCCGCAACAAGGAGAAGGATCCCGAGGGGCGGATGCCCCTCGTGGAGCACCTTCGCGAGCTCCGCAACCGGCTGGGCAAAGCGCTCCTGGCCATCATCGTGGCCTCTGTGGTGGGTCTGGTCTTCTACCAGGAGATCATCAACTTCCTCACCCGGCCGGTCCAGGAGTCCGTCGGGTGCACGCGCGACTTCACCGAGCTCGCCAAGGAGAGCACCGGAGCCTGCGGCAACATCACGATGTCGGGTCTGATGGGCCCGTTCACGTTGATGATCAAGGTGTCGCTGACGGCCGGTGTGGTCATCGCGAGCCCGGTCTGGCTCTATCAGCTGTGGGCCTTCATCGCGCCCGGTCTGCACCGGCACGAGAAGCGCTACTCGATGGCCTTCGTGGCGGCGGGCTTCCCCCTTTTCATGGTGGGCGCCTACTTCTCGTACCACGTGCTGCCCGCGGCCGCCGAGGTCCTGCTGGACTTCACCCCTGACAACGCCGTCAACCTGCTGCCCCTGGACGAGCTGCTGGACCTCGTGACCCGCATGGTCATCGTCTTCGGTCTCTCCTTCGAGCTGCCGCTCGTGCTCGTCATGATGAACATGACCGGCATGGTCACCGGCCGCCGGATGCTGGGCTGGTGGCGGGCCATGATCATGGGTGTCACCGTGTTCGCCGCGTTCGCCACCCCGACCGTCGACCCGGTCTCGATGCTCTCGCTCGCCGCGCCGATCATCGCGCTCTACTTCGTGGCCACCGGGTTCTCCCTGCTGAACGACAAGCGCAGGCGCCAGCGCGATGCGCTCGGCCCCGCCGACGACGAGGCCTCCGAGCTGGATCTCACCCCCGAGGACATCGGCGAGATCGAGACCGTGTCCGTGAGCAAGGCGCTTCCCGCGCAGACCGAGCCCGAGCGGGAACGGATCAACGGGTACGACGACGTGACCTGAGCACCGGCGCACGGCACGAAGCGGAGCCACGACGGCGGTGGGCCCCCGGATCCGGGGGCCCACCGCCGTCGTCGTGCGTCCGTTCGCCGTGATTCCTTTTCGGACCGTGGACGGTCCTGATCTCGACGGTGCCACGATCCGGATAATGATCGTCCTGTTGTCAGTGGGGCCCGGTACGCTCGAAAGCACGATGACAGAGGATCTCTCACCCGCTGAGCGGTATGCGGCAGCACGTAGGCGCGCTGCCGAGCAGGCCACCGCGCTCGCCTCCTTCCGCGAGATGTACGACTTCGGTCTCGACCCCTTCCAGATCGAGGCCTGCCAGGCGCTGGAGGCGGGCAAGGGCGTCCTGGTGGCCGCCCCGACCGGCTCGGGCAAGACGATCGTCGGCGAGTTCGCCGTCCACCTCGCCCTGCTCCAGGGCAAGAAGTGCTTCTACACGACACCCATCAAGGCCCTGTCGAACCAGAAGTACGCCGACCTGTGCCGCCGTCACGGCGCCGACAAGGTCGGTCTGCTCACCGGCGACAACAGCGTCAACTCCGACGCCCCCGTGGTCGTGATGACCACCGAGGTGCTGCGGAACATGCTGTACGCGGGTTCCCAGACCCTCCTCGGCCTCGGGTACGTGGTCATGGACGAGGTGCACTACCTCTCCGACCGCTTCCGGGGCGCGGTGTGGGAAGAGGTGATCATCCACCTTCCCGAGTCGGTCACCCTCGTCTCCCTCTCGGCCACCGTGTCGAACGCGGAGGAGTTCGGCGACTGGCTGGACACCGTGCGCGGCGACACGGACGTGATCGTCTCCGAACACCGGCCGGTGCCGCTGTTCCAGCACGTGCTCGCCGGACGGCGGATGTACGACCTGTTCGAGGAGGGCGAGGGCAACAAGAAGGCCGTCAACCCGGACCTGACCCGGATGGCACGGATGGAGGCCAGCCGGCCGTCCTTCCAGGACCGCCGTCGCGGCCGCTCCATGCGCGAGGCCGACCGTGAGCGTGAGCGCAGACAGCGGTCGAGGATCTGGATCCCGAGCCGGCCCGAAGTCATCGAACGGCTCGACTCCGAAGGTCTGTTGCCCGCCATCACCTTCATCTTCAGCCGCGCCGCCTGCGAGGCCGCCGTCCAGCAGTGCCTGTACGCGGGACTCCGGCTGAACGACGACGAGTCCCGGCACAAGGTGCGCGCCCTCGTCGAGGAGCGCACCGGCTCCATTCCCCGCGAGGACCTCCATGTCCTCGGCTACTACGAGTGGTTGGAGGGTCTGGAGCGCGGCATCGCGGCCCACCACGCGGGCATGCTGCCGACGTTCAAGGAGGTCGTCGAGGAACTCTTCGTACGCGGCCTGGTCAAGGCCGTGTTCGCCACCGAGACCCTCGCGCTCGGCATCAACATGCCGGCCCGCTCGGTGGTGCTGGAGAAGCTCGTCAAGTGGAACGGCGAGCAGCACGCCGACATCACCCCCGGTGAGTACACCCAGCTGACGGGGCGGGCGGGCCGGCGCGGCATCGATGTCGAGGGCCATGCGGTGGTGTTGTGGCAGCGCGGCATGAACCCCGACCACCTCGCCGGGCTCGCCGGCACCCGTACGTATCCGCTGCGCTCCAGCTTCAAGCCGTCGTACAACATGGCGGTCAACCTCGTCGAACAGTTCGGGCGGCACCGCTCGCGCGAGTTGCTGGAGACCTCGTTCGCGCAGTTCCAGGCCGACAAGTCGGTCGTCGGGATCTCCCGGCAGGTGCAGCGCAACGAGGAGGGCCTCGAAGGCTACCGGGAGTCCATGACCTGCCACCTCGGGGACTTCGACGAGTACGCGCGCCTCAGGCGGGAGCTCAAGGACCGCGAGACGGAGCTGGCCAAGCAGGGGGCCGCGCAGCGGCGCGCCGAGGCCGCCGTCGCGTTGGAGAAGCTGAAGCCCGGGGACGTCATCCACGTGCCGACCGGCAAGTACGCCGGGCTCGCGCTGGTGCTGGACCCCGGGCTGCCCGCCGGGCGGTCCAACGGCCACCGGGGGTTGGAGTACCACGACGGGCCGCGTCCGCTGGTGCTGACCGCCGAACGGCAGGTCAAGCGGCTGGCGTCGATGGACTTCCCGGTGCCGGTGGAGGCGTTGGAGCGGATGCGGATCCCGAAGTCCTTCAACCCGCGTTCGCCGCAGTCCCGCCGGGACCTGGCGTCGGCGCTGCGCACCAAGGCCGGGCACCTCGTGCCGGACCGGCACCGCAAGCGGCGGGCCGCCGCCGCGGACGACCGCGAGATCGCCCGGCTGCGCACCGAGTTGCGGGCGCATCCGTGCCACGGCTGCGACGAGCGCGAGGACCACGCGCGGTGGGCCGAGCGGTACCACCGGCTCAAGCGGGACACCGCACAGCTGGAGCGGCGTATCGAGGGCCGTACGAACACCATCGCGCGGACCTTCGACCGGATCGTCGCCCTGCTCACCGAGCTGGACT
The DNA window shown above is from Streptomyces akebiae and carries:
- the tatA gene encoding Sec-independent protein translocase subunit TatA; the encoded protein is MGRLGPTEIILILVVIILLFGAKKLPDMARSLGKSARILKSEAKAMKSDGQDDTTAAAAPPHAGSEAPAQRTIQAAPGDVTSSRPVSEPTDTTKR
- the tatC gene encoding twin-arginine translocase subunit TatC; this translates as MLKSARNKEKDPEGRMPLVEHLRELRNRLGKALLAIIVASVVGLVFYQEIINFLTRPVQESVGCTRDFTELAKESTGACGNITMSGLMGPFTLMIKVSLTAGVVIASPVWLYQLWAFIAPGLHRHEKRYSMAFVAAGFPLFMVGAYFSYHVLPAAAEVLLDFTPDNAVNLLPLDELLDLVTRMVIVFGLSFELPLVLVMMNMTGMVTGRRMLGWWRAMIMGVTVFAAFATPTVDPVSMLSLAAPIIALYFVATGFSLLNDKRRRQRDALGPADDEASELDLTPEDIGEIETVSVSKALPAQTEPERERINGYDDVT
- a CDS encoding DEAD/DEAH box helicase — its product is MIVLLSVGPGTLESTMTEDLSPAERYAAARRRAAEQATALASFREMYDFGLDPFQIEACQALEAGKGVLVAAPTGSGKTIVGEFAVHLALLQGKKCFYTTPIKALSNQKYADLCRRHGADKVGLLTGDNSVNSDAPVVVMTTEVLRNMLYAGSQTLLGLGYVVMDEVHYLSDRFRGAVWEEVIIHLPESVTLVSLSATVSNAEEFGDWLDTVRGDTDVIVSEHRPVPLFQHVLAGRRMYDLFEEGEGNKKAVNPDLTRMARMEASRPSFQDRRRGRSMREADRERERRQRSRIWIPSRPEVIERLDSEGLLPAITFIFSRAACEAAVQQCLYAGLRLNDDESRHKVRALVEERTGSIPREDLHVLGYYEWLEGLERGIAAHHAGMLPTFKEVVEELFVRGLVKAVFATETLALGINMPARSVVLEKLVKWNGEQHADITPGEYTQLTGRAGRRGIDVEGHAVVLWQRGMNPDHLAGLAGTRTYPLRSSFKPSYNMAVNLVEQFGRHRSRELLETSFAQFQADKSVVGISRQVQRNEEGLEGYRESMTCHLGDFDEYARLRRELKDRETELAKQGAAQRRAEAAVALEKLKPGDVIHVPTGKYAGLALVLDPGLPAGRSNGHRGLEYHDGPRPLVLTAERQVKRLASMDFPVPVEALERMRIPKSFNPRSPQSRRDLASALRTKAGHLVPDRHRKRRAAAADDREIARLRTELRAHPCHGCDEREDHARWAERYHRLKRDTAQLERRIEGRTNTIARTFDRIVALLTELDYLRGDEVTEHGKRLARLYGELDLLASECLRAGVWEGLGPAELAACVSALVYEARVGDDAMAPKLPSGNAKAALGEMVRIWGRLDALEEEFRITQSEGVGQREPDLGFAWAAYMWASGSGLDEVLREAEMPAGDFVRWCKQVIDVLGQISAAAPAGSTVGKSARKAVDGVLRGVVAYSSVG